In one Aggregicoccus sp. 17bor-14 genomic region, the following are encoded:
- a CDS encoding tetratricopeptide repeat protein — protein sequence MAKSMVERYAQVLAQDPTSTVFVELARALLDAGDPARAVEVCAQGLTHHPTSVVGRVLWGKALIVQGRPAEAMSQFDQAIAIDRDNPHAYNLIGETLLQRGLYRSALPILRKAVALQPEDGRVRLWLEQTQGALAGGPAPVFADLHSVTRAQDAAGAHDPDAPATDASTHAPDAVSASSARPSSTAEAPAAGNAKSSGLRAQTAPRAGREEPASSAVGTSAAGEAIALPGPAGRTHSAGPDAIALPGPAATATSAAGDANALPSPAAAGGRAGKPELPSEDVDLSTPAQGTPVHEAPRAAAPREAGLPQVVRRARPERSRGAPPVLVSAEGGPPVLQPVEAPPSAGAPPVLQPVDSSPGSNDFAPPVLQALDGGLQGVSEHAASAPEGNAGEPALDVALPSWADPQEAAAPVAGGDGGGLLGELLPPPPEPLPEPVPAPARSKRSLLEDLPELAPPAAPELAASAPTATTPTRAAEIAQAYERELREKLAQQEARPSLLRRHGPKLALALVALVVLGVGAGVFFTRRAAQGGQTLGETLDLAERALGEDTPASLERALTLLSRAHEMDPESTRAWGLSAHAHALRFSEQGQSPEERRLALEALAHPGVRAEQPALALVTDLRVADDAARPAARAALLGSSLENAEVHALAGQLALREHDAKAAVGHFQRALALQPRHVRALVALGGYYLEYGDLPNALKVYETARSASPQHPAVRVGSAEARIALGQELPQALADMEALGRELAREKGAGLPEGLRERQVLAQARLLSALGRHPEARSLLAAQAEGPRSFEVQLALGQVARVAGDLPAAQRAFEAALALRADNEEALEGLGRTLVDRDRERDALARLGEAPGRKVALVRGAAYTRLGDWKRARAELARTRVSDRYPTEAVVYLALADAAAGNAEQARSVLERTLASVRSARGPVQVALGKVYWQLGQRDRARSQFESASKDPLDAEGACALGRLLLSLGLPDLALEPLNQAVARNGYHGEARDALGRTLLALGRGPEALKQYEAWQLDNPGDARGQKGFALALLQAGRVAEADAASARAVKLSPADPEAQRLRAVLAFRAGDAKAGFAALERANKLDPHSAPTFCEIGHAFLRQGNAGGAQKAFEAARREEPESACGQVGAYWSELPEGGGKPAVRALQQLAGKAPSAADRAFAQAALARVLLATGAPKEARAAAEEAVKLDPQSGRAQLALGLVLLRQRQEEAGRTALQRAAELEPADGLVRLALAESLERTDPGRALAEYEAFLERAGAAPEAARVKKLVPTLKRRLVAVGQ from the coding sequence ATGGCCAAGTCGATGGTGGAGCGCTACGCGCAAGTCCTCGCCCAGGATCCAACCTCCACCGTGTTCGTGGAGCTCGCGCGCGCGCTGCTCGATGCCGGAGACCCGGCGCGCGCCGTGGAGGTCTGCGCGCAGGGGCTCACGCACCACCCCACCTCGGTGGTGGGCCGCGTGCTGTGGGGCAAGGCGCTCATCGTCCAGGGGCGCCCCGCCGAGGCGATGTCCCAGTTCGACCAGGCCATCGCGATCGACCGCGACAACCCGCACGCCTACAACCTCATCGGCGAGACGCTGCTGCAGCGCGGGCTCTACCGCTCCGCGCTGCCCATCCTGCGCAAGGCCGTGGCGCTGCAGCCCGAGGACGGGCGCGTGCGGCTGTGGCTGGAGCAGACGCAGGGCGCGCTCGCCGGCGGCCCCGCACCCGTCTTCGCCGACCTCCACAGCGTGACGCGCGCGCAGGACGCCGCGGGGGCCCACGACCCGGACGCGCCCGCCACCGACGCATCGACGCACGCTCCGGACGCAGTGAGCGCTTCGAGCGCGCGCCCCTCGAGCACCGCCGAGGCGCCCGCAGCAGGGAACGCGAAGTCCTCGGGGCTCCGTGCGCAGACGGCGCCGCGCGCCGGACGGGAGGAGCCTGCCTCCTCCGCCGTGGGGACGAGCGCCGCGGGCGAGGCGATTGCCCTGCCGGGCCCCGCTGGGCGGACGCACTCCGCCGGGCCCGACGCAATCGCGCTGCCCGGCCCCGCGGCAACCGCGACTTCCGCTGCGGGTGACGCGAACGCGCTGCCCAGCCCCGCGGCGGCGGGCGGGCGCGCCGGGAAGCCGGAGCTTCCCTCCGAGGACGTGGACCTGAGCACGCCGGCGCAGGGCACCCCGGTGCACGAGGCGCCGCGCGCGGCCGCCCCGCGCGAGGCGGGCTTGCCGCAGGTGGTGCGCCGCGCGCGTCCCGAGCGCTCCCGCGGCGCACCGCCCGTGCTCGTGTCCGCGGAGGGCGGCCCCCCCGTGCTGCAGCCGGTGGAGGCCCCGCCCAGCGCGGGTGCCCCGCCGGTGCTGCAGCCCGTGGACTCCTCGCCCGGCTCGAATGATTTCGCCCCGCCGGTGCTGCAGGCGCTCGACGGCGGCCTCCAGGGCGTGAGCGAGCACGCCGCCTCCGCTCCCGAGGGCAACGCGGGCGAGCCCGCCCTGGACGTCGCGCTGCCCAGCTGGGCGGACCCGCAGGAGGCCGCGGCCCCGGTGGCGGGCGGTGACGGCGGAGGCCTGCTCGGAGAGCTCCTCCCGCCGCCTCCCGAGCCGCTGCCCGAGCCCGTCCCGGCGCCCGCGCGCTCCAAGCGCTCGCTGCTGGAGGACCTGCCCGAGCTCGCGCCCCCGGCGGCCCCGGAGCTCGCCGCGAGCGCGCCCACCGCGACCACGCCGACGCGTGCCGCGGAGATTGCCCAGGCCTACGAGCGCGAGCTGCGCGAGAAGCTCGCGCAGCAGGAGGCTCGCCCCTCGCTGCTGCGCCGCCACGGACCGAAGCTCGCGCTCGCGCTCGTCGCGCTCGTGGTGCTGGGGGTGGGCGCCGGCGTCTTCTTCACCCGCCGCGCTGCGCAGGGCGGGCAGACGCTGGGCGAGACCCTGGACCTGGCGGAGCGGGCGCTCGGTGAGGACACGCCCGCCTCACTGGAGCGTGCGCTCACCCTGCTCTCGCGCGCGCACGAGATGGACCCGGAGAGCACGCGGGCCTGGGGCCTGAGCGCGCACGCGCACGCGCTGCGCTTCTCCGAGCAGGGGCAGAGCCCCGAGGAGCGCCGCCTCGCCCTCGAGGCGCTCGCGCACCCGGGCGTGCGCGCGGAGCAGCCGGCGCTCGCGCTGGTGACGGACCTGCGCGTGGCGGACGACGCCGCGCGCCCCGCCGCCCGCGCTGCGCTGCTCGGCTCGAGCCTGGAGAACGCGGAGGTGCACGCGCTCGCCGGCCAGCTCGCGCTGCGCGAGCACGACGCGAAGGCCGCCGTGGGCCACTTCCAGCGCGCGCTCGCGCTGCAGCCGCGCCACGTGCGCGCGCTGGTGGCACTGGGGGGCTACTACCTCGAGTACGGAGACCTGCCCAACGCGCTCAAGGTGTACGAGACGGCGCGCTCGGCCTCCCCGCAGCACCCGGCCGTGCGGGTGGGCAGCGCGGAGGCCCGCATCGCGCTGGGCCAGGAGCTGCCCCAGGCGCTCGCGGACATGGAGGCGCTGGGCCGGGAGCTCGCGCGCGAGAAGGGCGCGGGCCTGCCCGAGGGCCTGCGCGAGCGCCAGGTGCTCGCACAGGCGCGGCTGCTCTCGGCGCTGGGCCGCCATCCGGAGGCGCGCAGCCTCCTCGCCGCGCAGGCCGAGGGGCCGCGCTCCTTCGAGGTGCAGCTCGCCCTCGGGCAGGTGGCGCGCGTGGCCGGAGACCTGCCCGCGGCCCAGCGCGCCTTCGAGGCGGCGCTGGCCCTGCGCGCCGACAACGAGGAGGCGCTCGAGGGGCTGGGGCGCACGCTGGTGGACCGCGACCGCGAGCGCGACGCGCTCGCGCGGCTGGGCGAGGCGCCCGGGCGCAAGGTGGCCCTGGTGCGCGGCGCGGCGTACACGCGCCTGGGCGACTGGAAGCGCGCCCGCGCCGAGCTCGCCCGCACGCGGGTGAGCGACCGCTACCCCACGGAGGCCGTGGTGTACCTCGCCCTCGCGGACGCGGCGGCGGGCAACGCCGAGCAGGCGCGCAGCGTGCTCGAGCGCACGCTGGCCTCGGTGCGCAGCGCGCGCGGGCCCGTGCAGGTGGCCCTGGGCAAGGTGTACTGGCAGTTGGGCCAGCGCGACCGCGCCCGCAGCCAGTTCGAGTCCGCGAGCAAGGATCCGCTCGACGCCGAGGGCGCCTGCGCGCTCGGCCGGCTTCTGCTCTCCCTGGGGCTGCCGGACCTCGCGCTCGAGCCGCTGAACCAGGCGGTGGCCCGCAACGGCTACCACGGTGAGGCGCGCGACGCGCTGGGCCGCACGCTGCTCGCGCTGGGCCGCGGCCCCGAGGCGCTCAAGCAGTACGAGGCGTGGCAGCTGGACAACCCGGGCGATGCGCGGGGGCAGAAGGGCTTCGCGCTCGCCCTGCTGCAGGCGGGCCGGGTCGCCGAGGCGGACGCGGCGTCCGCGCGCGCCGTGAAGCTCTCTCCCGCGGACCCCGAGGCGCAGCGCCTGCGCGCGGTGCTCGCCTTCCGCGCAGGCGACGCGAAGGCGGGCTTCGCCGCGCTCGAGCGCGCGAACAAGCTGGACCCGCACAGCGCCCCCACCTTCTGCGAGATCGGCCACGCCTTCCTGCGCCAGGGCAACGCCGGGGGCGCGCAGAAGGCCTTCGAGGCGGCGCGGCGCGAGGAGCCCGAGAGCGCCTGCGGCCAGGTGGGCGCCTACTGGTCCGAGCTGCCGGAGGGCGGCGGCAAGCCCGCGGTGCGCGCGCTGCAGCAGCTCGCCGGCAAGGCCCCGAGCGCCGCGGACCGCGCCTTTGCGCAGGCGGCGCTCGCGCGGGTGCTGCTCGCCACGGGCGCGCCGAAAGAGGCGCGCGCCGCGGCCGAGGAGGCCGTGAAGCTGGACCCGCAGTCCGGCCGCGCCCAGCTCGCGCTCGGCCTGGTGCTGCTGCGCCAGCGCCAGGAGGAGGCGGGGCGCACGGCGCTGCAGCGCGCCGCCGAGCTCGAGCCCGCGGACGGGCTCGTGCGCCTCGCGCTCGCCGAGTCCCTCGAGCGCACGGACCCGGGCCGCGCGCTCGCCGAGTACGAGGCCTTCCTCGAGCGCGCAGGCGCCGCGCCCGAGGCCGCGCGGGTGAAGAAGCTCGTGCCCACGCTCAAGCGCCGGCTCGTGGCGGTGGGCCAGTGA
- a CDS encoding SDR family oxidoreductase, with protein MSPREKGGSGGSSGAGRERPGVVVTGISGNLGRTLAKLLHTRERILGLDRRPFVGAPKDVEMHQLDLRKKKAEDVFRKHDVRAVIHMGIMHDPRMSEEEHHSFNVVGTTRLLEYCAKYGVKKLVVLSSANVYGPSPDNSNFLTEDAPLMGASRFSGVRDLIEVDMLAHGFFWKHPDIETVILRPVHIVGPGIKNAPSNYLRKRHPWVLAGFDPMVQLIHVEDVARAMVEALRPGLRGVYNVVGPGEVPLSAIFRELGSTPIPVPHPLARPLLGALFKYRLASFPPPELDHIQFLCAVDGARWREDVAWQPRHTMRETIRAVLGE; from the coding sequence GTGAGCCCGCGCGAGAAGGGCGGCAGCGGCGGCTCCAGCGGCGCTGGGCGCGAGCGCCCCGGCGTGGTGGTCACCGGCATCAGCGGCAACCTCGGCCGCACGCTGGCGAAGCTGCTGCACACGCGCGAGCGCATCCTCGGCCTGGACCGCCGCCCCTTCGTGGGCGCGCCCAAGGACGTGGAGATGCACCAGCTGGACCTGCGCAAGAAGAAGGCGGAGGACGTGTTCCGCAAGCACGACGTGCGCGCCGTCATCCACATGGGCATCATGCACGACCCGCGCATGAGCGAGGAGGAGCACCACTCCTTCAACGTGGTGGGCACCACGCGCCTGCTCGAGTACTGCGCGAAGTACGGCGTGAAGAAGCTGGTGGTGCTCAGCAGCGCGAACGTCTACGGCCCCAGCCCCGACAACTCGAACTTCCTCACCGAGGATGCGCCCCTCATGGGCGCGAGCCGCTTCTCGGGCGTGCGCGACCTCATCGAGGTGGACATGCTCGCGCACGGCTTCTTCTGGAAGCACCCGGACATCGAGACGGTCATCCTGCGCCCGGTGCACATCGTGGGGCCGGGCATCAAGAACGCGCCCAGCAACTACCTGCGCAAGCGCCACCCGTGGGTGCTCGCGGGTTTCGATCCCATGGTGCAGCTCATCCACGTGGAGGACGTGGCGCGCGCGATGGTGGAGGCGCTGCGGCCCGGCCTGCGCGGCGTCTACAACGTGGTGGGCCCCGGCGAGGTGCCGCTCTCCGCCATCTTCCGCGAGCTGGGCAGCACGCCCATCCCCGTGCCCCATCCCCTCGCGCGCCCGCTGCTCGGCGCGCTCTTCAAGTACCGGCTCGCGAGCTTCCCGCCGCCGGAGCTGGACCACATCCAGTTCCTCTGCGCGGTGGACGGCGCGCGCTGGCGCGAGGACGTGGCGTGGCAGCCGCGCCACACGATGCGCGAGACCATCCGCGCCGTGCTCGGCGAGTAG
- a CDS encoding lysophospholipid acyltransferase family protein yields MLEQLGDRVKRGLRQWTERMAAEGAAGGAAGGAGSSADRFSALARTENEYGVDPFGFNREFSLAALAPFIWLYRHYHRVQVHGIERVPPGRVLLVSNHSGQLPMDGAMIGVAMVLEARPPRFIRSLVDKWVPALPYVSTFMARMGQIVGTPENCRRLLNAGEAILVFPEGTRGIAKLWPQRYQLQDFGLGFMRLALETDTPIVPVAVVGAEEQAPALLDLKPLARLLGMPAFPITPTGVPFPLPTKYRIYFGEPLHFRGRADDEDSELDKKVRTVKGAIQTLLNQGLRERQGVFR; encoded by the coding sequence ATGCTCGAGCAGCTCGGCGACAGGGTGAAGCGCGGCCTGCGGCAGTGGACGGAGCGCATGGCGGCAGAGGGCGCGGCTGGCGGTGCGGCGGGCGGCGCCGGCAGCAGCGCCGACCGCTTCAGCGCGCTCGCGCGCACGGAGAACGAGTACGGGGTGGACCCCTTCGGCTTCAACCGCGAGTTCAGCCTCGCGGCGCTCGCCCCCTTCATCTGGCTCTACCGCCACTACCACCGCGTGCAGGTGCACGGCATCGAGCGCGTGCCGCCGGGCCGGGTGCTGCTGGTGAGCAACCACTCGGGCCAGCTGCCCATGGACGGCGCGATGATCGGCGTGGCCATGGTGCTCGAGGCCCGGCCCCCGCGCTTCATCCGCAGCCTCGTGGACAAGTGGGTGCCGGCCCTGCCCTACGTCTCCACCTTCATGGCGCGCATGGGGCAGATCGTGGGCACCCCGGAGAACTGCCGCCGCCTGCTCAACGCGGGCGAGGCCATCCTCGTCTTCCCCGAGGGCACGCGCGGCATCGCCAAGCTCTGGCCCCAGCGCTACCAGCTGCAGGACTTCGGCCTGGGCTTCATGCGGCTCGCGCTGGAGACGGACACCCCCATCGTGCCGGTGGCCGTGGTGGGCGCCGAGGAGCAGGCGCCCGCGCTGCTGGACCTCAAGCCGCTCGCGCGGCTGCTCGGCATGCCCGCCTTCCCCATCACCCCCACCGGCGTGCCCTTCCCGCTGCCCACCAAGTACCGCATCTACTTCGGCGAGCCGCTGCACTTCCGCGGCCGCGCGGACGACGAGGACAGCGAGCTGGACAAGAAGGTGCGCACCGTGAAGGGCGCCATCCAGACCCTGCTCAACCAGGGGCTGCGCGAGCGCCAGGGGGTGTTCCGGTGA
- a CDS encoding polysaccharide deacetylase family protein: MRTGPLASVSLASASVDLDSLPHYCRIHGLDERLLDERARRLVYGVALPRLLECFERAGAPATLFAIGEDLALPGASAALAAAHASGHEVASHSFSHDYALSRRAPGDILEDLARADAALEAATGRAPVGFRAPGYTLSAALYRACEARGYRYASSTFPAAPYYAAKATVMGALALARRPSRSVLDSPRVLLAPRTPYWPDPAAPYRRGEGRVLELPVSVTPGLRFPVIGTFVATLPGAVTASLYRALRRDALFNLELHAVDALDASDGIPEALVRRQRDLRVRASLKLERLAALLARVRAERELLPLCQAAERLAPQGRPSGADAP; encoded by the coding sequence ATGCGCACGGGCCCGCTCGCGTCGGTCTCGCTCGCGTCGGCGTCGGTCGACCTCGACTCGCTGCCCCACTACTGCCGCATCCACGGGCTGGACGAGCGGCTGCTCGACGAGCGCGCGCGCCGCCTCGTCTACGGCGTGGCGCTGCCGCGGCTGCTCGAGTGCTTCGAGCGCGCGGGCGCCCCCGCCACGCTCTTCGCCATCGGCGAGGACCTCGCGCTGCCGGGCGCGAGCGCTGCGCTCGCGGCCGCCCATGCGAGCGGCCACGAGGTGGCGAGCCACTCCTTCTCCCACGACTACGCGCTCTCGCGCCGCGCGCCCGGGGACATCCTCGAGGACCTCGCGCGCGCGGACGCGGCGCTGGAGGCGGCCACGGGACGTGCGCCCGTGGGCTTTCGCGCGCCGGGCTACACGCTGAGCGCCGCGCTGTACCGGGCCTGTGAGGCGCGCGGCTACCGCTACGCCTCCTCCACCTTCCCGGCCGCGCCCTACTACGCCGCGAAGGCCACCGTGATGGGCGCGCTCGCGCTCGCGCGGCGCCCCTCGCGCTCGGTGCTGGACAGCCCGCGCGTGCTGCTCGCGCCGCGCACGCCCTACTGGCCCGACCCCGCCGCCCCCTACCGGCGCGGCGAGGGCCGCGTGCTGGAGCTGCCGGTGAGCGTCACCCCGGGCCTGCGCTTTCCCGTCATCGGCACCTTCGTGGCCACGCTGCCCGGGGCCGTCACCGCCTCGCTCTACCGCGCCCTGCGCCGGGACGCACTCTTCAACCTGGAGCTGCACGCGGTGGACGCGCTGGACGCGAGCGACGGCATCCCGGAGGCGCTGGTGCGCCGCCAGCGCGACCTGCGCGTGAGGGCCTCGCTCAAGCTCGAGCGCCTCGCGGCGCTGCTCGCCCGGGTGCGCGCGGAGCGCGAGCTGCTGCCGCTGTGCCAGGCGGCCGAGCGCCTCGCCCCGCAGGGGCGCCCGTCGGGTGCCGACGCTCCGTGA
- a CDS encoding glycosyltransferase family 2 protein, which translates to MAPFLSIVIPVYNEASIVASAAAELREGLEARGLDYEIIFAENGSRDATPQILERMCQEHPGRLRWFHSETPNYGAALKRGLLEARGKFVICDEIDLCDLTFYDAALPRLVHDEADMVVGSKAARGASDHRPLVRRAATRVHNRLLKVALGFKGTDTHGLKAFRREALLPVIERCVVDMDVFASEFVIRAWRQGLRVLEIPIQLHEKRQPSIHLFRRVPNVLKNVGKLFYVIRIRGT; encoded by the coding sequence ATGGCCCCGTTCCTCTCCATCGTCATCCCCGTCTACAACGAGGCCTCCATCGTCGCCTCGGCCGCCGCCGAGCTGCGCGAGGGGCTCGAGGCCCGCGGCCTCGACTACGAGATCATCTTCGCGGAGAACGGCAGCCGGGACGCCACGCCGCAGATCCTCGAGCGCATGTGCCAGGAGCACCCGGGCCGGCTGCGCTGGTTCCACAGCGAGACGCCCAACTACGGCGCGGCGCTCAAGCGCGGCCTGCTCGAGGCGCGCGGGAAGTTCGTCATCTGCGACGAGATCGACCTGTGCGACCTCACCTTCTACGACGCCGCGCTCCCGCGGCTCGTGCACGACGAGGCGGACATGGTGGTGGGGAGCAAGGCCGCGCGCGGCGCGAGCGACCACCGCCCCCTCGTGCGCCGCGCCGCCACCCGCGTGCACAACCGCCTGCTCAAGGTGGCGCTCGGCTTCAAGGGCACGGACACCCACGGGCTCAAGGCCTTCCGCCGCGAGGCGCTGCTGCCCGTCATCGAGCGCTGCGTGGTGGACATGGACGTGTTCGCCAGCGAGTTCGTCATCCGCGCCTGGCGCCAGGGCCTGCGCGTGCTGGAGATCCCCATCCAGCTCCACGAGAAGCGCCAGCCCTCCATCCACCTCTTCCGGCGCGTGCCCAACGTGCTCAAGAACGTGGGCAAGCTCTTCTACGTCATCCGCATCCGCGGCACCTGA
- a CDS encoding NAD(P)/FAD-dependent oxidoreductase, with amino-acid sequence MEPTVILGGGLAGLSTAHFLGRARPWQLVERSERVGGLIKTEEIEGCLFDPTGHWLHLRDPEIRALVTERWLPGQLVTLQRRAAVFSRGVFTRFPYQVNTHGLPPEVVAENLVGYVEAVYGEKGRALREREPANFTEFILRYMGEGFAKNFMLPYNRKLWTVDPSELSAEWVGRFVPRPTLKEVVDGALGVGSDALGYNASFIYPREGGIESLARAMLRGLEGGEVSVRTEPTAIDWRARRVSLSDGRTLGYRHLVSTVSLPGLVRLLGEGASGVPDEVRAAASRLRATTVTYVSVGVRGANRQPWHWIYLPEPEFKTYRIGSPSAVYAALAPPDTSTFYVEYSHHGELSKEACERHAVEDLLRSQMIHAAEDVRFARAREIPHAYVLYDAAYGEAKREILRFLEHAGIQTAGRYGQWEYSSMEDAILAGRAAARAVQG; translated from the coding sequence ATGGAACCGACCGTCATCCTGGGTGGGGGACTCGCAGGGCTCTCGACCGCGCACTTCCTCGGGCGCGCGCGGCCCTGGCAGCTCGTGGAGCGCAGCGAGCGGGTGGGCGGGCTGATCAAGACGGAGGAGATCGAGGGCTGCCTCTTCGACCCCACCGGGCACTGGCTGCACCTGCGCGACCCGGAGATCCGCGCGCTCGTCACCGAGCGCTGGCTGCCGGGCCAGCTGGTCACCCTCCAGCGCCGCGCGGCGGTGTTCAGCCGCGGCGTCTTCACGCGCTTTCCCTACCAGGTGAACACGCACGGCCTGCCGCCCGAGGTCGTGGCCGAGAACCTCGTGGGCTACGTGGAGGCCGTGTACGGCGAGAAGGGCAGGGCGCTGCGCGAGCGCGAGCCCGCGAACTTCACCGAGTTCATCCTGCGCTACATGGGCGAGGGCTTCGCGAAGAACTTCATGCTGCCCTACAACCGCAAGCTCTGGACGGTGGACCCCTCCGAGCTCTCGGCCGAGTGGGTGGGGCGCTTCGTGCCGCGCCCCACGCTCAAGGAGGTCGTGGACGGGGCGCTCGGCGTGGGCAGCGATGCGCTGGGCTACAACGCCTCGTTCATCTACCCGCGCGAGGGCGGCATCGAGTCGCTCGCGCGCGCGATGCTGCGCGGGCTCGAGGGCGGCGAGGTCTCGGTGCGCACCGAGCCCACCGCCATCGACTGGCGCGCGCGCCGGGTGAGCCTCTCGGACGGGCGCACGCTCGGCTACCGCCACCTGGTGTCCACCGTGTCCCTGCCCGGGCTGGTGCGGCTGCTGGGCGAGGGCGCCTCGGGGGTGCCGGACGAGGTGCGCGCGGCCGCCTCGCGCCTGAGGGCCACCACCGTCACCTACGTGAGCGTGGGCGTGCGCGGCGCGAACCGCCAGCCCTGGCACTGGATCTACCTGCCGGAGCCCGAGTTCAAGACCTACCGCATCGGCTCGCCCTCGGCGGTGTACGCGGCGCTCGCGCCCCCGGACACCAGCACCTTCTACGTGGAGTACAGCCACCACGGCGAGCTCTCGAAGGAGGCGTGCGAGCGCCACGCGGTCGAGGACCTGCTGCGCTCGCAGATGATCCACGCGGCCGAGGACGTGCGCTTCGCGCGCGCGCGGGAGATCCCCCACGCCTACGTGCTCTACGACGCGGCCTACGGCGAGGCGAAGCGGGAGATCCTCCGCTTCCTCGAGCACGCGGGCATCCAGACCGCCGGCCGCTACGGGCAGTGGGAGTACTCCTCCATGGAGGACGCCATCCTCGCGGGCCGCGCGGCCGCGCGCGCCGTGCAGGGCTAG